The following proteins come from a genomic window of Lycium ferocissimum isolate CSIRO_LF1 chromosome 4, AGI_CSIRO_Lferr_CH_V1, whole genome shotgun sequence:
- the LOC132053178 gene encoding heterogeneous nuclear ribonucleoprotein 1-like, with the protein MMESDLGKLFIGGISWDTDEDRLKEYFRSYGEVVEAVIMRDRNTGRARGFGFVVFADPTVAERVVKEKHMIDGRTVEAKKAVPRDDQQIINRNNSSIQGSPGPGRTKKIFVGGLASTVTESDFKTYFDQFGTITDVVVMYDHNTQRPRGFGFITYDLEEAVDRALYKTFHELNGKMVEVKRAVPKELSPALGPRSPLVGYNYGLNRANNILNNYAAQGYNLASVGGYGVRMDGRFSPVAGARAGFSQFASPAYGMGVNLDPALSPTFAGASNFNNNLGYGRILNPYFGGNSSRYSPTPIGYSTSGNRGDSFLSSPTRNLWGNIGLGLNTSANSGGPGSFVGSGSGNYGVFANNSANWGSLISAPGGNSSGYGGGNNYGLGSGGLGRNNAAGPATTSSFTVSTGVTYEGSYGDQFRGGASVYGDRTWQGVSSDADGSSSCEYGLGNPADVSAKDSEDYIGNYSIANRQSNRGIAA; encoded by the exons ATGATGGAGTCAGATCTGGGTAAGCTATTCATAGGTGGGATTTCTTGGGACACGGATGAGGATCGTCTTAAAGAATATTTCAGGTCATATGGAGAAGTGGTGGAAGCTGTGATCATGAGGGATCGTAATACTGGTCGTGCTCGTGGTTTTGGTTTTGTTGTCTTTGCCGATCCTACTGTTGCTGAaagagtagttaaggagaaACATATGATTGACGGGCGAACG GTTGAGGCAAAGAAGGCTGTTCCTAGGGATGATCAACAAATAATAAATAGAAACAATAGCAGCATTCAAGGATCTCCAGGTCCTGGACGCACAAAAAAGATATTCGTAGGAGGCTTAGCATCTACCGTTACCGAGAGTGatttcaagacatatttcgaTCAGTTTGGTACAATTACAGATGTCGTAGTGATGTATGACCATAATACTCAGAGGCCAAGAGGATTTGGATTTATAACTTATGATTTGGAAGAAGCAGTTGATAGGGCATTGTATAagacttttcatgaactaaatgGTAAAATGGTTGAAGTAAAGCGGGCCGTGCCGAAGGAGCTATCTCCCGCACTGGGCCCCCGCAGCCCGCTCGTGGGATACAATTACGGACTCAATAGAGCCAACAATATCCTCAACAATTATGCTGCTCAGGGGTATAATCTAGCATCGGTTGGAGGATACGGGGTCCGCATGGATGGAAGGTTTAGTCCAGTTGCCGGTGCTCGTGCTGGTTTCTCTCAGTTTGCTTCTCCAGCTTATGGAATGGGTGTAAATTTGGACCCAGCTTTGAGCCCTACATTTGCAGGAGCGTCCAACTTTAACAATAATCTTGGTTATGGGCGAATACTGAACCCGTATTTTGGTGGAAATTCAAGCAGATACAGTCCTACTCCTATTGGATATAGCACAAGCGGAAATAGAGGGGATTCTTTTCTAAGCTCCCCTACCAGGAATTTATGGGGAAATATTGGCCTTGGCCTCAACACTTCAGCAAATTCTGGTGGGCCAGGTTCATTTGTGGGGTCCGGAAGTGGAAATTATGGCGTCTTCGCGAATAACAGTGCTAATTGGGGTTCTCTTATTTCTGCTCCGGGTGGTAATTCTTCTGGATATGGTGGTGGGAATAATTATGGGCTGGGATCTGGAGGACTTGGAAGAAACAATGCAGCGGGTCCTGCTACAACTTCATCGTTTACAGTATCAACTGGTGTTACTTACGAGGGGTCTTATGGAGATCAATTCCGGGGCGGTGCTTCGGTGTATGGTGATCGAACTTGGCAAGGTGTTTCTTCTGATGCAGATGGTTCTAGTTCATGTGAATATGGTCTTGGAAATCCAGCAGATGTTTCAGCTAAAGATTCTGAGGATTATATCGGAAATTATAGTATTGCAAATAGACAATCGAATAGAG GAATTGCAGCATAG